The segment AGATCGCCATGGTGCGGATGGCCAAGGCCCTCGCGGAGGGCGGGTTCAAGGCGCGGATGCTCCTTCAAGTGCACGATGAATTGCTCTTCGAGGCGCCGGAGGACGAGCTGGCCCGGCTCGAGGCGCTGACCCGTGAGGTGATGGAGTCGGCCATGGCTCTCGACGTGCCGCTCAAGGTGGACATCAAGACCGGAGCCGACTGGGAACAGGCGTGAGGCGCTTCCTGCTCGTCGGCCTCACGGGCAGCATCGCCACGGGCAAGAGCACGGTCAGCCAGATGTTCGCGCACCTGGGCGCGCGCGTCATCGACGCCGATCTCCTGGCGCGGGAGGTGGTCATGCCCGGCCAGCCCGCCTATACGAAGATCGTCGAGGAGTTCGGCCCGGGTATAGTCCAGGAGGACGGGCACCTGGACCGCAAGGCCCTCGGCGCCATCGTCTTTGCCGATGCCGCCAAGCGCAAACGGCTCGAGGAGATCACGCATCCGGCCATACGCCTCCGCCAGCAGCGCATCCTCTCCGTCCTCGAGGAGGAAGGCCACG is part of the Candidatus Methylomirabilota bacterium genome and harbors:
- the coaE gene encoding dephospho-CoA kinase (Dephospho-CoA kinase (CoaE) performs the final step in coenzyme A biosynthesis.), with protein sequence MRRFLLVGLTGSIATGKSTVSQMFAHLGARVIDADLLAREVVMPGQPAYTKIVEEFGPGIVQEDGHLDRKALGAIVFADAAKRKRLEEITHPAIRLRQQRILSVLEEEGHEGIVIWDVALLFESGGVSRMDRVVVVYADPETELIRLMTRDGRPEAECRARIASQMPVADKAKRADYVIDNSGTRAETEGQVRAVYASLLAELKSRLTA